In the genome of Terriglobales bacterium, one region contains:
- a CDS encoding dihydroorotase, which yields MHSKSLLIRGGRVVDPAQKLDAVHDLLLRDDKVAEIAPAGKIRGGADKTFDARGLIVTPGFIDLHVHLREPGQSHKETIACGTTAAAAGGFTSICPMPNTSPVNDSAEITQWMQAPERGAVVNVFPIAAATVGSRGQQLTDFKALRRAGAVAVTDDGKPILDDAIMREALRTAAALGIPVIQHAEDTRQTKGCVMNAGATAVRLGLRGMPAEAEAGVVERDIRLAEQTKAHLHVAHISTLAALKAVRRGKREHVRVTCEITPHHFVLTDEDVGDYNTNTKMNPPLRSQADREAMLAALTDGGIDCIATDHAPHAAHEKNVEFDRAPFGITGLETALGLVITKLHLEHKIPLTRIVELLSTNPAKLIGLAGRGTLAKGSYADLTIFDPKKRWTFEAAKSLSKSKNTPFDGWQLTGKVVATIVGGEFQYQA from the coding sequence ATGCACAGCAAATCGCTTCTTATCCGCGGCGGCCGGGTTGTTGACCCGGCACAAAAACTTGATGCCGTGCACGACCTCCTGCTGCGCGACGATAAGGTGGCCGAAATTGCGCCGGCAGGAAAAATCCGGGGCGGGGCGGATAAGACCTTCGACGCGCGCGGGTTGATTGTCACTCCCGGATTCATAGACTTGCACGTGCATCTACGCGAGCCCGGCCAATCGCACAAAGAGACCATCGCCTGCGGCACGACAGCCGCCGCAGCCGGGGGGTTCACCTCGATCTGCCCCATGCCCAATACCTCGCCGGTCAACGACTCGGCCGAGATCACGCAATGGATGCAGGCGCCCGAGCGCGGCGCGGTCGTAAATGTCTTCCCCATTGCGGCGGCTACAGTGGGCAGCCGGGGCCAGCAGCTTACCGACTTCAAAGCGTTGAGGCGCGCGGGTGCAGTGGCAGTGACCGACGACGGTAAGCCCATTCTCGACGACGCAATCATGCGTGAGGCGCTACGGACGGCGGCAGCGCTGGGCATACCGGTCATCCAGCACGCCGAAGATACACGCCAGACTAAGGGATGTGTGATGAACGCCGGAGCGACTGCCGTGCGGCTCGGCTTGCGGGGCATGCCAGCGGAAGCCGAAGCCGGAGTTGTTGAACGCGATATTCGCCTGGCGGAGCAAACCAAAGCGCACTTGCACGTTGCCCATATCTCCACCCTGGCGGCGCTCAAAGCTGTGCGCCGGGGAAAGCGTGAGCACGTGCGCGTGACCTGCGAGATCACGCCTCACCACTTCGTTCTCACCGATGAAGACGTGGGCGACTACAACACCAATACAAAGATGAATCCGCCGCTGCGCTCTCAAGCTGACCGCGAAGCTATGCTGGCGGCGCTGACTGACGGCGGCATCGATTGCATCGCCACCGATCACGCTCCCCACGCCGCCCACGAGAAAAACGTGGAGTTCGACCGCGCCCCATTCGGCATCACTGGGTTGGAAACGGCTTTAGGGCTGGTGATCACCAAGCTGCATCTTGAACATAAAATTCCGCTGACTAGAATTGTCGAATTGCTCTCCACCAACCCTGCGAAGCTGATCGGCCTCGCCGGTCGCGGCACACTTGCTAAAGGCTCCTACGCAGATTTAACGATTTTTGATCCTAAAAAGCGGTGGACATTCGAAGCCGCAAAATCGCTTTCCAAATCGAAGAACACACCTTTCGACGGATGGCAGCTCACTGGCAAAGTGGTTGCAACTATCGTGGGCGGTGAATTCCAATACCAGGCCTGA
- a CDS encoding aspartate carbamoyltransferase catalytic subunit: MTASPLIRRVSSNHSLLDIEHLPTERILALLKLAQRMRSAKSSSLLRGKTVALLFYEPSTRTRVSFELAAKKLGATTTVVTAAESSIEKGESLVDTVRTLRAAGVDAIVIRHPSSGAPNLAARHLDIPVINAGDGMHEHPSQALLDAFTILRHKKRLRGLHVAMIGDILHSRVARSNIHLLGRLGAQVTLCGPPQLAPDICATLAAGVTVIRHIEQAIRHADVIMMLRVQKERLAGLQLDAQDYVARYQLNSERLRLAKREALVMHPGPAILGMELTSEVSDGPQSVILEQVANGIPVRMAILAKALGR; the protein is encoded by the coding sequence ATGACTGCCTCCCCTCTTATTCGACGGGTCAGCTCCAACCACTCACTTCTGGATATTGAACATCTGCCCACGGAACGCATCCTGGCGTTGCTCAAGCTGGCGCAGCGCATGCGGTCTGCAAAATCAAGTTCTCTCTTGCGCGGCAAGACCGTTGCCCTGCTTTTCTACGAGCCCAGCACGCGTACACGGGTTTCATTTGAGCTGGCCGCGAAAAAGCTTGGCGCTACAACGACTGTAGTGACGGCGGCCGAATCCAGTATTGAAAAAGGCGAGTCGCTGGTGGATACGGTCCGCACCCTGCGTGCTGCCGGGGTTGATGCGATTGTGATCCGCCATCCCTCTTCGGGCGCGCCCAACCTGGCAGCGCGGCATTTGGATATCCCCGTGATCAATGCCGGCGACGGGATGCACGAGCACCCCTCGCAGGCCTTGCTGGATGCGTTCACCATTTTGCGGCATAAAAAACGATTGCGCGGATTGCATGTGGCCATGATCGGCGACATCTTGCACAGCCGCGTTGCCCGTTCCAATATCCATCTGCTCGGCCGCCTGGGAGCGCAGGTCACGCTCTGCGGTCCGCCCCAATTGGCGCCGGATATTTGCGCCACCCTGGCGGCTGGGGTGACTGTGATCCGCCATATCGAGCAGGCCATACGCCATGCCGACGTGATCATGATGCTGCGTGTACAGAAAGAACGGCTCGCCGGTTTGCAGCTCGATGCTCAAGACTATGTCGCGCGCTACCAACTGAATAGTGAACGATTGCGCCTGGCCAAGCGGGAGGCGCTGGTGATGCATCCCGGGCCAGCAATTTTGGGCATGGAGTTGACCAGCGAGGTGTCGGATGGGCCGCAGTCGGTCATCCTGGAGCAGGTGGCCAACGGCATCCCGGTGCGCATGGCAATTCTGGCAAAAGCATTGGGCCGGTAG
- the pyrR gene encoding bifunctional pyr operon transcriptional regulator/uracil phosphoribosyltransferase PyrR encodes MKSQGTEPRLREKLQLMSASEIERTLVRLAHEIMEKNNGGRNLALVGIRRRGVPLAERLAKHIRQIEKSDLLVGALDISFYRDDLSTVAPRPVVQQGDIGFDVNGKDIILVDDVLYTGRTIRAALDALFDRGRPQRVQLCVLIDRGHRELPIEASFIGRMVQTATNEVIEVKLQETDKNEKVLLMERLEPNT; translated from the coding sequence ATGAAATCTCAAGGTACCGAACCCCGGCTGCGGGAAAAACTGCAGCTTATGTCCGCCTCTGAAATTGAACGTACCCTGGTCCGTCTGGCGCACGAGATCATGGAAAAGAACAATGGCGGACGAAACCTGGCGCTGGTGGGCATCCGCCGACGAGGTGTTCCTCTGGCGGAGCGCCTGGCAAAACATATCCGGCAGATCGAGAAATCCGACCTGCTCGTGGGCGCGCTGGATATCAGCTTCTATCGCGACGACCTTTCTACCGTGGCCCCGCGCCCGGTGGTACAACAGGGCGACATTGGATTTGACGTCAACGGCAAAGACATCATTCTGGTGGATGACGTGCTCTACACCGGCCGCACCATCCGTGCCGCCCTGGATGCGCTGTTCGACCGCGGGCGGCCGCAGCGCGTACAGCTTTGCGTGCTGATTGACCGCGGACATCGCGAGCTGCCCATCGAAGCCTCTTTCATCGGACGCATGGTGCAAACCGCGACCAACGAGGTCATTGAAGTGAAGCTCCAGGAGACCGATAAGAACGAAAAAGTTCTGCTCATGGAGCGATTGGAGCCTAATACTTAG
- a CDS encoding zinc-ribbon domain-containing protein → MGHPCHQCGTEVGEGSPFCRQCGAPQIRVSPGGSAEQATNDPTAKDSASDSISAQLPGNGPLRISVNRHVARRQAALAGLMLAVLLALSSWFTPVLLLVPLAGLLAVELYGRKVPERRISPGVGAGIGLLTGFFGFLMFSLPALPYTLWDVAHHPDPALTQQLHAQLDAAMRSNPTPQAQQVVQYLLSPSGLIVIVITSFVFLLILTLALSAIGGAIGANLANRRR, encoded by the coding sequence GTGGGCCATCCCTGTCACCAATGCGGCACTGAAGTCGGCGAAGGTTCGCCGTTTTGCCGGCAGTGCGGCGCTCCACAGATCCGTGTGAGCCCAGGAGGCAGCGCAGAGCAGGCGACAAATGATCCTACGGCAAAGGATTCTGCTTCGGATTCAATTTCTGCACAGCTTCCCGGCAACGGCCCTCTACGAATCAGCGTTAACCGGCACGTGGCCCGCAGACAAGCCGCGCTCGCCGGGCTGATGCTTGCTGTTTTGCTCGCGTTATCATCTTGGTTCACCCCGGTCCTTTTGTTGGTTCCATTGGCAGGGTTGCTCGCGGTCGAGCTCTATGGCCGCAAAGTGCCTGAGCGGAGAATTTCTCCCGGAGTGGGTGCGGGCATCGGGTTATTGACCGGATTTTTTGGATTTTTGATGTTCAGCCTACCGGCGCTTCCCTATACCTTATGGGATGTGGCCCACCATCCTGATCCGGCACTCACCCAGCAATTGCATGCGCAGTTGGACGCCGCGATGCGCAGCAATCCTACCCCCCAAGCGCAACAAGTCGTACAATATCTGCTCTCCCCGAGCGGATTGATAGTGATCGTTATTACAAGCTTCGTATTTTTGCTCATTTTGACCCTGGCTCTGAGCGCCATTGGCGGGGCTATCGGAGCCAACCTTGCCAACCGCCGCCGTTAG